In a genomic window of Meriones unguiculatus strain TT.TT164.6M chromosome 8, Bangor_MerUng_6.1, whole genome shotgun sequence:
- the Dcstamp gene encoding dendritic cell-specific transmembrane protein isoform X2, whose amino-acid sequence MRRGIEIGDSRLSYGCLVPPSWMMEGRPLEERATRSMKLQILGTSIFLRIWRTYVFPGSIGWPDFLQHLGICCFVALLSASFLSAAFYWVLPSIAVFSVVWMVTCVFLCCSKHARCFLLLTFLSCGLREGRNTLIAAGTGVVIFGHVENIFYNFRCLLDSMTCNLRAKSLSIHFPLLKRYTEAIQWISGLATPLNVFDDLVSWNQTLVISLFSPSRALEAHMNDTKGEVLGVLHHMVVMTELLSSLGQKLLALTGLLLILLSTGLFMKRFLGPHGQKYENVYITKQFVQFDEKERHQQRPCVLPLSKKERKNYITIPSLQLTSKERKNLGLFFLPVLTYLYMWLLFAAVDYLLYRLISSVNKQFQSLPGLEVHLKLLGEKRGTQRVIHDSFFNISMFEPSCILKPQLSMSETWIPLSVILIMLTVLGLLSSMLMQLKILVSVSFYPEVERERIQYLHAKLLEKRSKQPLGEAESKLSLSFKKIHFWLPVLKMIRKKHMNTANKDDL is encoded by the exons atgagaagagGAATAGAAATTGGTGATTCAAGGCTCAGCTATGGATGCCTGGTGCCTCCCTCTTGGATGATGGAAGGTCGGCCTTTGGAGGAGAG GGCCACCAGGAGTATGAAGCTCCAGATCTTGGGTACTAGTATCTTCCTAAGGATTTGGAGGACTTATGTGTTTCCAGGAAGCATTGGCTGGCCGGACTTCCTCCAACATTTGGGAATTTGTTGTTTTGTAGCTTTGCTTTCAGCAAGTTTCCTCTCAGCAGCCTTCTACTGGGTCCTGCCATCCATCGCCGTGTTCTCTGTTGTCTGGATGGTCACCTGTGTTTTTCTGTGCTGTTCCAAACACGCACGATGCTTCCTTCTTCTCACCTTTCTCTCTTGCGGCCTCCGTGAAGGTAGGAACACTTTGATTGCTGCTGGCACAGGGGTAGTGATCTTCGGACatgtggaaaatattttttataacttCAGATGTCTCCTAGACAGCATGACTTGCAACCTAAGGGCAAAAAGCCTTTCAATACACTTTCCGCTTTTAAAACGATATACTGAAGCCATCCAGTGGATTTCCGGCCTTGCCACCCCGCTGAATGTATTTGATGACCTTGTTTCTTGGAACCAGACTCTAGTGATCTCTCTTTTCAGTCCCAGCCGTGCCCTGGAGGCTCATATGAATGACACTAAGGGAGAAGTCCTGGGTGTCCTGCACCATATGGTGGTTATGACAGAACTTCTGTCATCCCTGGGCCAGAAGCTGCTTGCCCTCACCGGGCTCCTGCTCATCCTTCTCAGCACTGGCCTCTTCATGAAGCGATTCCTGGGTCCTCATGGCCAGAAATATGAGAATGTCTATATCACCAAACAATTTGTTCAGTTTGACGAAAAGGAAAGGCACCAGCAGAGGCCCTGTGTCCTTCCGCTGagtaagaaggaaaggaagaactaCATCACGATCCCGTCTTTGCAGCTGActtctaaagagagaaagaacctaGGGCTGTTTTTCCTGCCTGTCCTGACCTATCTCTATATGTGGTTGCTGTTTGCAGCTGTGGATTATCTGCTGTATCGACTCATTTCCTCCGTTAACAAGCAGTTCCAAAGCTTGCCCGGGCTGGAGGTTCACTTGAAACTGCTTGGGGAG aAGCGAGGAACTCAAAGAGTCATTCATGATTCTTTCTTCAACATATCTATGTTCGAACCCAGCTGCATTTTAAAGCCACAGCTCAGCATGTCTGAGACTTGGATCCCTCTCAGTGTTATTCTTATAATGCTAACAGTGCTAGGACTGTTGTCTTCCATGCTGATGCAGCTTAAAATTCTAGTGTCAGTATCTTTCTACCCGGAAGTGGAGAGGGAGCGAATCCAGTACCTCCATGCAAAGCTCCTGGAGAAAAGATCAAAGCAACCACTGGGAGAAGCTGAAAGCAAACTGAGCCTGTCCTTTAAAAAG ATTCATTTCTGGCTTCCAGTCCTGAAAATGATTAGGAAGAAGCATATGAACACTGCAAACAAAGATGACCTGTGA
- the Dcstamp gene encoding dendritic cell-specific transmembrane protein isoform X1 — protein sequence MKLQILGTSIFLRIWRTYVFPGSIGWPDFLQHLGICCFVALLSASFLSAAFYWVLPSIAVFSVVWMVTCVFLCCSKHARCFLLLTFLSCGLREGRNTLIAAGTGVVIFGHVENIFYNFRCLLDSMTCNLRAKSLSIHFPLLKRYTEAIQWISGLATPLNVFDDLVSWNQTLVISLFSPSRALEAHMNDTKGEVLGVLHHMVVMTELLSSLGQKLLALTGLLLILLSTGLFMKRFLGPHGQKYENVYITKQFVQFDEKERHQQRPCVLPLSKKERKNYITIPSLQLTSKERKNLGLFFLPVLTYLYMWLLFAAVDYLLYRLISSVNKQFQSLPGLEVHLKLLGEKRGTQRVIHDSFFNISMFEPSCILKPQLSMSETWIPLSVILIMLTVLGLLSSMLMQLKILVSVSFYPEVERERIQYLHAKLLEKRSKQPLGEAESKLSLSFKKIHFWLPVLKMIRKKHMNTANKDDL from the exons ATGAAGCTCCAGATCTTGGGTACTAGTATCTTCCTAAGGATTTGGAGGACTTATGTGTTTCCAGGAAGCATTGGCTGGCCGGACTTCCTCCAACATTTGGGAATTTGTTGTTTTGTAGCTTTGCTTTCAGCAAGTTTCCTCTCAGCAGCCTTCTACTGGGTCCTGCCATCCATCGCCGTGTTCTCTGTTGTCTGGATGGTCACCTGTGTTTTTCTGTGCTGTTCCAAACACGCACGATGCTTCCTTCTTCTCACCTTTCTCTCTTGCGGCCTCCGTGAAGGTAGGAACACTTTGATTGCTGCTGGCACAGGGGTAGTGATCTTCGGACatgtggaaaatattttttataacttCAGATGTCTCCTAGACAGCATGACTTGCAACCTAAGGGCAAAAAGCCTTTCAATACACTTTCCGCTTTTAAAACGATATACTGAAGCCATCCAGTGGATTTCCGGCCTTGCCACCCCGCTGAATGTATTTGATGACCTTGTTTCTTGGAACCAGACTCTAGTGATCTCTCTTTTCAGTCCCAGCCGTGCCCTGGAGGCTCATATGAATGACACTAAGGGAGAAGTCCTGGGTGTCCTGCACCATATGGTGGTTATGACAGAACTTCTGTCATCCCTGGGCCAGAAGCTGCTTGCCCTCACCGGGCTCCTGCTCATCCTTCTCAGCACTGGCCTCTTCATGAAGCGATTCCTGGGTCCTCATGGCCAGAAATATGAGAATGTCTATATCACCAAACAATTTGTTCAGTTTGACGAAAAGGAAAGGCACCAGCAGAGGCCCTGTGTCCTTCCGCTGagtaagaaggaaaggaagaactaCATCACGATCCCGTCTTTGCAGCTGActtctaaagagagaaagaacctaGGGCTGTTTTTCCTGCCTGTCCTGACCTATCTCTATATGTGGTTGCTGTTTGCAGCTGTGGATTATCTGCTGTATCGACTCATTTCCTCCGTTAACAAGCAGTTCCAAAGCTTGCCCGGGCTGGAGGTTCACTTGAAACTGCTTGGGGAG aAGCGAGGAACTCAAAGAGTCATTCATGATTCTTTCTTCAACATATCTATGTTCGAACCCAGCTGCATTTTAAAGCCACAGCTCAGCATGTCTGAGACTTGGATCCCTCTCAGTGTTATTCTTATAATGCTAACAGTGCTAGGACTGTTGTCTTCCATGCTGATGCAGCTTAAAATTCTAGTGTCAGTATCTTTCTACCCGGAAGTGGAGAGGGAGCGAATCCAGTACCTCCATGCAAAGCTCCTGGAGAAAAGATCAAAGCAACCACTGGGAGAAGCTGAAAGCAAACTGAGCCTGTCCTTTAAAAAG ATTCATTTCTGGCTTCCAGTCCTGAAAATGATTAGGAAGAAGCATATGAACACTGCAAACAAAGATGACCTGTGA